Sequence from the Nitrosospira multiformis genome:
GCATATCATGACGCTCGCGACCCTGCCACGATTACCCAGTGGCAAGCTCGACCGTAATGCGTTGCCGGAACCGGGTGTTGCTATCGGTCTGAGCTACCAGGCACCGTCGACTGATCAAGCCAGGATGCTGGCAGAAATCTGGCAGGAAGTGCTTGGCGTCGAGCGCGTGGGAGAAACTGACAACTTTTTTGCGCTGGGTGGAGATTCGCTATCGAGCCTGAAAGTGATGGCCAAGATGCGCAATCTGCCCGGTGTCAAACTCAACTTCAAACTGCGCGACCTGATGCAACGCCCGACCATTGCAGGTTTGTTAGGAATAGATACCCTGGCCCCGAAAGACGTCCAGCCGCTGCTGGCACTCAATCAGCCGTGCGAAGAGGCAGCACCGCTATTCTGCATTCACGCGGGACTGGGCACGGTATTCGACTATCAGCCTCTGGCACGCTTGCTTCAGGGTGACCGGACAGTATATGGTCTTCCCTGCCGCATGCTGACGGATCCTCAACACCGGGATAGTTCGCTTGAAAAAATGGCGGCAGACTATTGTCAGATGATCCGCCGCATCCAGCCACAAGGGCCATATCATCTGGCTGGCTGGTCTCTGGGCGGCACGCTGGCAGCCATGATCGCTGCATTCCTGGAGGCAGATGCGCAAAAGGTAGCATTTCTGGGCCTGATTGATCCCTTTATTCCGGGCATCGAGCAACCCCAGCCCGATAGCTGGCGCCAGGATTTATCTGATTTCGTCTCTGTGGTTATCCCAGGCATGACGTTAAGCGATATGGACATCGATTCATCCGGTGGCGAAATGACGGAAGCACAGGCAGTTTCCAGCTTGCTGGGGAAGCTTCTTCTAACCGAACGGATGAGAGCGCGAACAGAAGGCGATCAAGAAACAGGAGGAGGCTACGCCGACATGGGAAGAGAAGAATTGGCGCATACCTTCGCCGTCGCGCGCCAGTTGAAAGCGCTGTCGCTACAGGCCACTGGCTTGACCGCTTTGCAGGGCCGGCCAACATGCTGGTGGGCGGCCGAACGTCCATTGCCGGACCGGGATGCGCTGGCTTCGCAGATAGATCAAGACAAGTTGCTTTCCATCGAACTCGAAGCTGACCATTTTGCCATCGTGCGGGGGGAAGCTCTGTTACTGGGGATAGTATCTGCTCTGGCAGCGATTCCGCCCTTGCCCACGGAGAGCAGGGTGGCTGGCTGAATCATGCCAACTAGGCCTTTCAAGGTTTACAGAAAATTGGAAAGAAGCGTTCAGTTTTCCTTTTCAGGAAGTTGAGAAGAAAATGCTTTCGCAAGCGCCTGCGATATATCCCTTCGTACCAGTTCGGCTTCGTTCACGATATTTCCGAGACGGGCAAAATCGTGAGTCATTCCTTCATAGACCTTGAGTTGAGTGGAAACGCCTGCCGCCTTCAGTCTATCCGCATACGCGACACCTTCATCCACCAAGGGGTCATATTCCGCCAATGCGATAAATGCCGGAGCAAGCTTGCCTAGATCAATCGCTTCAAGGGGCGCAAAACGCCAATCCGTACGATCCGCAGCATCGCGCAGGTAATTGCTGAACATCCATTGCAGCGTCGGAGCTTCAAGCAGATATCCCTGAGCCAGGCGGCTGTGCGATCCGGTGTCCTGCCAAGCTGCGGTGCAAGGATAAAGAAGCACCTGTAATACGGGCTGCAGCCATCCTTCGTCACGCGCAGCGATCGTCAACCCCGTTGCCAGCGTTCCCCCCGCGCTGTCGCCTCCTACCGCAATACGCCGGGCATCTATTCCGCAGGTGGACCCATTCGAAAGCAGCCATCGATAGGCGTCCTGGGCATCGTCAACAGCCGTGGGAAATTTATGCTCTGGGGCAAGCCGATATGCAACGCTCAGTACACAGCAGGGGGTGAGTGCCGACAATGCACGACAGAGCGAATCGTGTGAATCCAGTCCACCAACGCAGTATCCGCCCCCATGAAAATACAGCAGCGCAGGTAACAATGATCCATCATGAGCCGGGATAGCGGGTACATAAAGCCGTGCGTCGATCTGATTGCCATCCCGGCATGGTATTTCAATGGATTTTGCGCTGGCGACATCCATTCCTTCAGCATCAAGCGCCAGCGTGGAATTATCGTACTGGACACGCGCCTGTGCTGGCGGCAATTCGTGCAGCGGTTGTGCACCATTGTCGATGCCAGCCTCGACCAGTTCAAGGAACGCGGCAAGATCCGGGTCAAGCGGCATCGTATATCTCGACTATGGTGGTGTGATTGATTAAAAATTAAGTTTAAGCGTGCCAACCACCACGCGGTCCGTCCCACGGAAAAAATTCCCGCCGGAGCTTGCAGAAAAGTAGTGTTGATTGAATATATTATTGGCATTTATGAAAAACCGCCAGGGGCCGTGATCATACCGAAGCACCGCATCGAACAGGGTGAACGACCGCGTGGTACTGGTATTTGCGTCATCGTTATAGACCCTGCCCACATAGCGAACTCCCCCACCGATTCCAAAGCCCTTCAACCAGCTTATATTCAGTGCACTAAAGTTGTAATCGAGCCAGCCGGAAGTAGTCGTATTCGGAACTCGGATGGGCATATTACCTTCAAAGCCATCCTCGCTCTTGGTCACCTTGACATCATTGTAAGTAAAAGCACCGATAGCATTCAAACCTCGGAAAATTTCCGCCCTTGCTTCCACTTCCGCGCCGCGAGAGCGAATTTCACCCGTTTGCGACAGAACACCACCTGCGCGCAGATCGGGGGTCAGAACATTGGTTTTGGTCAACTCAAACAGCGCCACCGTGAACAGAGCTCTGGAGCCCACAGGCTGGTATTTGACCCCTACCTCATACTGGGAGGCCCGAGTAGGGTCGAACGGCCGGCCGTCACCATTTCGATCTATTCCAGGTTGAGGCAGAAATGATTGGGAATAGCTGAAATAAGGGGCGATGCCATTGGAAAAAAGATAGGTCAAGCCAGCCCTGCCGGTGTATGCGGAATCCTTATTCCGAAACACATCTCCGCTGACGACATCTGATGTGTTGTTTGACACCTTGTCGTGACGGCCGCTGAGGGTAAGAATCCAGTTTTGATATTTGACTTGGTCCTGTATATAAAAACCGACATTATCGATCTTTTGTTTCGCATCGACAGCCAGAAAATCCGGCGTAGGTATCGGCTGAAAGTACACAGGGTTAAATACATCTATGGACGGTGTTAATGAAGTGCTGGCAAAGTAATTGAGGGAGGCGTTCATGCGATTCCAATCAATTCCGAATAATGTCGTGTGCTTTATCGGGCCCGTGTCGAATCTTGCCTGTAAATGGGTGTCCAATGTTGTCTGATCCAGTCTCTCCTTGGTTGCAAATGCTGAACGATCCAGGATGGAGGTAGGGTTTCCCGTTATGGGGTCGACAGCAAATCCAGCTGGGTTTATGTCTCTAAAATTACCATCCTGCCTCTGGAAACGAAAATTCTGTCGTGCGGTCCAGATTTCGTTGAAATGATGTTCGATTTTATAACTGAACGAAGCTTGATTGGTGGAGTATCGTGTAAAGGCCGGGTCGCTGATTAATGTATTGGTTGGGGTAATCAAATCCGGTGCTGCAGAATAAAATGCAGCTGCCCCGCTGCGGTTGTTTAGAATATCGCCAAAAAGCGTAATGGATGTCCTGTCACTGGGGCGCCATGTCAGCGATGGGGCGATATAAAAACGCCTGATGCTGGCACGGTCTCCATTGGTATTGGTGAATCGGACCTGAGTGTCCTGGTCCAGGGCTGAGGTGACGAGACGGAACATGAGCGTGCCATCTGCATTAGTCAATCCAAAATCGGCGGCGACCCGCTTGCGATCGAAATTGCCATACTGGATCTCGAATTCGCGGACCGGGGTGGCGGAGGGAAGCTTGGTGATGCGATTCACGATACCGCCTGCGTCGCCCCGGCCGAAGGTGACCGAAGTGGGTCCACGCAATACTTCTACCCGCTCAAGCGCATACGGGTCCGTGATAAATGCGCCGAAATAAAGCCCCGTTGCTGCCTGATTCAAATTATCCCGAAAATTCGCAGTAGTTTGAACATTGAAGCCGCGCATGCCCAGATATTCGAAACCTGTTCCATTGAAACCGAATTGATCGACCGTAACCCCAGGCACATAGCGCAGCGCTTCAGTGATATTAAGGTTCACGGCGCGTATATCCATCTCATTGCGATTAACAACGGAAATGGACTGCGGCACCTCGATAATCGGTGTGTCGGTTTTTGTCGCGCTCAGCGTGCGAGTGGTCACATAGCCAGGAATGTGTCCTGTATCCTTGACGATCACCGTCGGCAGGACCGCCGCCCCTCCAGCGTTCGTGGGTTTGGGGTTGCTTTCCTGTGCCTCGAGCACACTCGGGGCGACCGGCTTTCCTTTCGTGTCCGGTTTGGCCGATTCAGTGCCAGCTTGTTGCGCATGAGCATAACCGGTGACGGATAAGGCCAGGAAGGTGTACTGCAGGGCACGTGAAATTACGGTGTGTTTCAGGTGTTTCAGCCCTATGTTGGTTTTTGTGTAGGCTTTCATAATTATAGTTACTCGTGGTTAAAAAAAGGGTGTGGAATTGACTGCATTAAACCTAAATCCGGTAGTTGGACGGGGTGAAGTGTGCGGTTTTTGGGGCGCGGGGCAAGGCGCAACGACGCGGAATGGTCGTTCCATTCCAAGAAGTTGCAACGCAGCCATGTGCCGCAAAAACTGTGCAATTCACCCCGTAGCGGTCTCACCCGGAAGGTGAGTGTCAAATAATAGGAAATATTTTTATGAATCATGGCATTGATATGTTAAATGAGCGGTCAACTACCGGATTTAGGTTAAATTAAAGAAATAAAAAATTTACCGGCCGGCAACCGCCCGTATTGGATTATCTGTTTGCGTTGCTCCGGGCTGATTGACCACGCCCAGCAATGCTTGCCCTATCTCATCCGTGCGAACCGCAGTGACCGAAAGTAGGGTATCGCTCAAACCGTGACTTGATTCGCAGGCACCTTGCAGGAAAATGGCGGGCCGAAAGTTTGGCGTACTCTGCAAACAGTATTGACGGTCGACCGCGAACTCGCCCATATAAGGCGAAAGTGGTTTCAATAGCGATTTGTGGTGGTCCCGGTTATAGCCAGTGGCAAGTACGATCGCGTCATAGGTGGCAACATGCTCGCGACCGGCATTCAGATCCCGTAGAACCAATTGAATGCCTTCCGGCAAAGGATTGGCGCTGACCACTTCGTGACGACGCAGGAAGCGGTGGCGCTCATTGCCCGTGACTCTTTGCTGATAGAAAACATTGAAAATTTGTTCTATCAGAACGAGATCGGGTGCCGCGTAATTGGTGTGCCAGAACTCGTCGAGGAGTGCGACGCGATCCTCATCGGAGCGGCTGAAAACGAACTCAGTGAAATCGGCATTAAAAATTTCGTTGACGAAGGGACTGTCATCCGACGGTTTGATTGCACGAGCGCGCATGATCAGGTCGACATGTGGAGCGCCGGGGCGATTGTGTAAATCCATGAAAATTTCCGCGGCGCTTTGACCCGCTCCTACGACCGCTATCTTTTTGGCACTGCCATGCTGTGCGATCTCACGAAGGTATGCGCTCGAATGAAACACGCGTGGATCGCCTTTTAAAGACAGGAAGCACTCGGGAATGCTGGGCATGCCGCCGACACCAACGATAAGATTGCGGGTGAGCCGTTCATGAATCGCGCCGTCCGAATCACGCGAGCACACGCGCAGGAGTGCGACTTCGTCATTTCGTTTTTCGGGGAGGACTTCCAAAACTTCTTCGCCATACGCACAGCGATCATTGAAATGCGACGCAGCCCAGGCCAGGTAATCGTTGAACTCGTGTCGGCTTGGAAAAAAAGTTTTCAGGTTGATAAAGTCTTGCAGCCTTTGCTTCTGATGCAGGTAATTGATAAAAGTGAAATAACTTGAAGGATTTCGCATGGTCGCCAGATCCTTCAGGAAGGAAATCTGCATATGCGTGTTATCCAGCATCATGTTGGCGTGCCAGGCGAAACCCGGCTGCTTTTCGATAAAGAACGCGTCTACATTGAACCCATACTGCTTTTTTTCCTCCAGGGTAATGGCAAGCGCAATATTGGACGGGCCGAAGCCAATACCGATCAGGTCATGAATTTGCATGGCGATATCCTCAGAGCGGAGTGGCGGAAATTGACATTGCTACGGCATCGCGGGGAACCCACAATTGTTCAACAAAGAAGCGCTCCCGCAACAGTATGCTGAGCATGGCGCGTTTGTGAGGGAAGTCGAACTCCTTGAGATTGGCGTAGCCACATTTGACTAGATTGCGAATCATCTTGTAATTATCCGAACGAGGTTCAATGACTATGCGCCGCGTTCTGCAATCATCGAGAAACAGGTAATGGGAAAGGGATGGCATCCATGCGGTAACAAATGGCTTGCCTCGAAAGTGGGGTTCTCCGATCAGTACATGCCAGCCACGGTCAAAATCGTCCGCATCGTAGAAGGGAGCAATCCGATCTTCCTTCGCCCAGTAAACTTCAAAATAACCAAATGCTTCGTCGTCAAAACAACCAATAAGCCCGATGGTATGCGGATCGGCAGCGATGCCTTCCAGATAGGTCTGGTGTTTGGCAAGGTCACCTTGTTCTCCCCATGAGTGTGCTACCACCGGATCATTCATCCAGCGATTGAAGCGTTCCAGATCGTATTCGATATTCACGGCCCGGAAGGAAAGCGTGCGGTCGAGCCATGGAATGTACCGTTGATAAACGATACCGGCCGGTTTAGGCGGTCTCAATGGGTGGCGACGGCCCTGGCTGAAGACGTAGGATGAGGGGAAGGCGTATGGCAGAGGTGAAGGGAGCCAGATTCTGGCCTGCTGCCAGAAAAGCTCACTGCGGGCAATTAGGTGATTGTTCCCGCTTCTGAGTAAAACCCCGGATTGAAGTAATTCATCGGCCTGCCCAACGGGTGTCACGAGGTTCAACTGATGTTGATTGGGATAACGGGTAAAGGCGGCTTCCAGCGCTGCCAGCAACTCGGCCGTATCCGGCATACCCGAATGAGTATCGATCCATTCCAGCTTTAATTGGCCCGATTGCTGGGTCAGTTTCCACCTTGATGGATTTTCTTCTCCATCAACGATCTGCAACAGCAGCGTATTGCCATAAAGCGTTGCCACATAGAGGGCTCCATCGGGGCGGGATTTCAATGGCGTCACATGAGCGGATGGCTCCTGAATTTGCTCATGCTGTATACCCATCAATGGACTCCTGGCAGAACTTAGTTTGAGGCAAATGATCCCTATAGTGGAGAAAGACGAATGAGAAACGTTATTATTTAATAACTTTTCGAACGTAATGAATATCGATTGGATTTAACTAAGAATCTCATTCGGAACCTGCTGGATTGGCGTTGCCGGCACATGCCGGATTCATCGCTCCGGCGGCTTCGTGCTTATAGATTCACAAGAATGACGGTCGAAGGCGAAGGGAGAGGAAACGAAGCTGCAGTCTGAGCAGCAGGAGAGAAAATTGCTGGGCGCGACACCATGAAACCAGCGCGCTTTGCAAAAGGAGCTGTCGCGACATTGTGCTCTTAGCAGTAAATATTCATGGTGATCATTCGTCACCTTCATATTCATCTTTATTACGAGACAGCCGTGCTTAAGTATCTCATCAGCCAATCAAAAAGATTACTAATAGGTGCATCGATTGCAAGCGTAGTGCATGGTGCTTGCAGTGTATTCCTGTTGGCGCAGATCAGTTCCGCGCTTACGGCCGAAGCCCCGGATCGCATGGAAATGGCGCTGATTTTTGGGGGAACCGCAGTTGCGGTCATGCTGAGCTATATGGTTGCGAATATTTTATTTGAGCGCTTGGGGCAGCGTGCCCATGCTGAATTGCGCAGTTTTATCGCGAAACGCGTGATAGCCTCTGATTACCGGCATCTTGAATTGATCGGCGCCGCGCGTGTACAATCCGCGTTATCCGAGCATTGCACGCATGTTGCTGAATTTTTTGTGAGTTTTCCGATAATCCTGACCAATGCGGTCATCGTGGCTGGATGTCTGATTTATATGGCGCTGCTTTCCTGGCAAGTCTTCCTGCTCGCGGTTATTGTTATCGGGTTCGGCTCGCTGGGCTATCATCTTGCACATTTGCGTGCGATACGGCATCTGGATACTGCCGCTCAGGAGCAGGACAGGCTGTTTGCCTATTTTCGCTCCCTAACCGATGGGGCCAAGGAGTTACGTCTGAATCGTGATAAACGGGTTGCATTTTATGATAACGTGCTAGGGAAATCGATTGAGATCGTCCGCCATGAACGGACTTTTGGCATGTCGCTGTTTATTGGTTCAGCAAGCTGGGGTAATTTCCTGATCTATGCTTTTATCGGCATGGTATTGTTCGTGCTGGTGGGTGACGTGCCCGATCGGGCGTTAATCATGACGGGCTTCGCACTGGTGTTTGTTTATATGGTGGGACCGCTCGAAGCACTCCTGTTGAATATTCCGCGAGCTAACCTGGCACAGGTGTCCGCGGATCGGATTGACGAGATTACACGCACTATGGCAGCGTCGGAAGAACAGACAGATGGACTTTCTCCACCGTCATTGCAATCCATTAAGCTTCAAGGCGTATTGCATCGTTACTATCATGAACAAAGCGACGAATTGTTTACCATGGGTCCGATAGATCTGGAGTTTTGTCCGGGACAGATCACCTTTCTGGTCGGCGGTAATGGCAGCGGCAAGACAACCTTAGCCAAATTGCTGGTAGGGCTCTACCCACCGGAAGAGGGGCAGATAATCTTCAACGGCACCGTGGTGGACGAGACAAATCGCGATCACTACCGGCAGCTATTTTCGACAATCTTTTCCGATTTTCATCTTTTCGATCGCCTGCTCGAAACGGGTGGCGTCGATCTGGACAATGAAGGCAACCGGCTTCTGGCCAAACTACATTTGCAAAACAAGGTAAAGGTCAAGGATGGCGCCTTTACTACGCTTGAGCTGTCACAAGGACAGCGCAAGCGCCTGGCGCTAGTGGTGGCTTATCTGGAGAATCGGCCCTTCTTTATGTTTGACGAATGGGCGGCGGATCAGGACCCGGTATTCAAGGAAGTATTTTATCGTGAGGTGCTTCCCGAGTTACGTGCCATGGGTAAGGCGGTATTGGTAATCTCGCACGATGATCGCTACTTCCACCTTGCCGATCGTCTGATACGCATGGAGAGCGGTTGCCTGACCCTTAATAGCCAGGCGGCGATGAAGGACAAGGACAGTCTGGCGTCCGCAACACCCTCGGTAGCCTGTAGCAATGCGGTTTGATGCCATAAAGCGGAGTATTGCGTTGCAATGTCCAATGTAATCGAGCAATTCGAAAAACAACGCGCTGCCAAACTGTCGATCGGGCGTAGTTTTCTTGTCCTGATGCACCGTTGGGCCGGTCTTTTTCTGGCCGTATTCCTGTTCATTTCCGGTCTTACCGGTGCAATAATCTCATGGGATCATGAGCTGGATGAGTGGCTTAACCCGCAACTATTCGAAGCGCGCGGGTTGGGAAAGCCGCTCCCTTCATTGTTGATTGCAGAGAAACTGGAAGCAGCCGATCACCGGCTGATGATCACCTGGGTTCCGCTCGCGGTGGAGTCTGGACACAACCTGGGGGTGGGCGTCGGCCCGCGTCTTGATCCAGCGTCCGGCAAGGCGTTCGAACTGGACTTCAATCAAGTTGCGCTCGATCCCGTGAGCGGGGAAATACGAGGAAAACGGATGTGGGGAGAGGTCTCGCTCAGCCGTGAAAATTTACTCCCATTCCTGTATAAGTTGCACTACAGCATGCATATCCCCGATGGGTTTGGGATCGAGTTTGGTGTCCTGTTCATGGGGATCCTTGCCATTGTCTGGGCTCTCGACTGCTGCATTGCGTTATGGATTTCGTTCCCCAAGGCGAGCGCATGGCGTAAGTCTTTCATTTTCCGGTGGCGGCAGGGCCGCTCCAAGCTCAATTTTGACATGCACCGTTCCGGCGGGGTATGGGTGTGGGGATTCTTGCTGCTTCTGGCCGTCACCGCAACGTCCATGAATCTCAATCAGGAGGTGATGAGGCCGCTGGTATCGCTATTCTCGACGCTGACCCCAAGCCCCTTCACGGGTACGCCCAATCCACCTGACCAGCCCATTGAACCGGTGGTTAACCGCCACGCTATCATCCAGCTCGCTACCGAGGAAGCTAAAAGGCTTGGTTGGGACGCCCCACCAGGCGGAATATTTTACGTACCCGAGTTCGGTATCTATGGCGTGACTTTCTTCGAGCCGGGGCACGAGCATGGAGATATTGGCCTGGGCAATCCATCCCTGTATTTCGACGGCAGGAATGGATCGCCTGCCGGGGCCAATATACCAGGCACCGGCAGTGCCGGAGACATCTTTATGCAAGCCCAGTTCCCCTTGCATTCCGGCCGTATCCTCGGTCTGCCCGGCCGTATTTTTATTTCCGTGATGGGGCTGCTGGTAGCAACGCTCTCCGTTACCGGTGTGATTATCTGGCAGAAGAAGCGCTGGGTACGAAAGAAAATGCTAGCAAAGATCGATTGAGAAAGCGGATGGCACATTTCAATGTATCGATTCTTCAGGACTTAGTAAATCAGCCTCTTACCCATCACGTGATTGGCTCCTGGTTTCCGGTTACTGATTCCTGCTCCAGATGCTCCATGATAGCGTAGGTGAGGGCTTTGCAGCCTTCGCCGGACAGCGCTGAGATGGTGAAGCTTTTTCCCTTCCAGCTCAGACTGCGAATGAATTTCTTGCAAATCTTCTCGCGTTCATCTTCGGGTAGCAGATCGGTTTTATTCAGTACCAGCCACCGCGGCTTCTGGTAGAGCGATTCATCGTATTTTCCGAGCTCCTTGACGATGGCTTTGGCTTCGCGTACGGGATCAATGCTCTCATCCAGCGGGGCCATATCCACGATATGGAGCAACAGACGGGTGCGCGTGAGATGCTTGAGAAAGCGATGGCCCAGTCCGGCACCCTCTGCTGCGCCCTCTATCAGACCGGGTATATCCGCCATCACGAAACTGCGATTTTGATCGACGCGTACCATCCCAAGGTTAGGGTGCATCGTGGTGAAAGGATAATCCGCGACCTTCGGGCGGGCAGCGGAGACCGCGCGGATCAGCGTTGATTTGCCGGCATTGGGCATGCCCAGGAGCCCCACGTCCGCCAGCACCTTGAGTTCCAGTTTAAGCTCGAATTCCTCCCCCGGGTCACCAAGGGTAAATTGGCGGGGCGCACGATTGGTGCTGGACTTGAAATGCAGGTTACCAAGCCCGCCCACACCACCCTTGGCCAGCAGCACCTTTTTTTCATGGTGCTCCAGGTCCGCGATGGCATCTCCCGTCGCGGCATTGGTGATGACCGTACCTACCGGCATGCGCAATACGATGTCGTCAGCGCCCTTGCCATAGCAGTCGGAGCCGCGACCATTCTCTCCTTTTTTGGCACGATGCAAACGGGCAAAGCGATAATCCACCAAGGTATTGATGTTGCGGTCAGCAATGGCGTAAATACTGCCGCCATGCCCGCCATCGCCCCCTGAGGGGCCGCCTTTTGGAATGAATTTCTCCCGGCGGAAGCTGGCGACGCCATCGCCTCCCTTCCCGGCAACCACCTGGATTATTGCTTCGTCTATGAATTTCATAAGATAATTTTTCCAGCCGGATTTTCATGCATAAATATGCAGGCTTAAAATGAAAAAGCCCTGCCGGGCTGACAGGGCTTTTTCGCGCTGGTTATGGTTAGGCCGGTATGATGCTTACTGTTTTGCGTTGCGTCGCGCCTTTAGTGCGGAAATTTACTGTGCCGGTAATCTTGGCGAACAGGGTATGATCTTTACCCATGCCCACATTGTCGCCGGCATGGACCTGCGTGCCGCGCTGACGAATAATGATACTGCCGGCCGGGATCAATTCGCCGCCGTAGCTCTTTACACCCAGACGTTTGGAATTCGAATCACGACCATTTCTGGAACTGCCACCTGCTTTTTTATGTGCCATGGTAAACTCTCCCTATGCTGAAATGCCAGTGATCTGGATTTCAGTATAATTCTGCCGATGTCCCTGATGTTTCTGATAATGCTTCCGCCGCCGCATCTT
This genomic interval carries:
- the cgtA gene encoding Obg family GTPase CgtA — encoded protein: MKFIDEAIIQVVAGKGGDGVASFRREKFIPKGGPSGGDGGHGGSIYAIADRNINTLVDYRFARLHRAKKGENGRGSDCYGKGADDIVLRMPVGTVITNAATGDAIADLEHHEKKVLLAKGGVGGLGNLHFKSSTNRAPRQFTLGDPGEEFELKLELKVLADVGLLGMPNAGKSTLIRAVSAARPKVADYPFTTMHPNLGMVRVDQNRSFVMADIPGLIEGAAEGAGLGHRFLKHLTRTRLLLHIVDMAPLDESIDPVREAKAIVKELGKYDESLYQKPRWLVLNKTDLLPEDEREKICKKFIRSLSWKGKSFTISALSGEGCKALTYAIMEHLEQESVTGNQEPIT
- the rpmA gene encoding 50S ribosomal protein L27, with protein sequence MAHKKAGGSSRNGRDSNSKRLGVKSYGGELIPAGSIIIRQRGTQVHAGDNVGMGKDHTLFAKITGTVNFRTKGATQRKTVSIIPA
- a CDS encoding TonB-dependent siderophore receptor, whose amino-acid sequence is MKAYTKTNIGLKHLKHTVISRALQYTFLALSVTGYAHAQQAGTESAKPDTKGKPVAPSVLEAQESNPKPTNAGGAAVLPTVIVKDTGHIPGYVTTRTLSATKTDTPIIEVPQSISVVNRNEMDIRAVNLNITEALRYVPGVTVDQFGFNGTGFEYLGMRGFNVQTTANFRDNLNQAATGLYFGAFITDPYALERVEVLRGPTSVTFGRGDAGGIVNRITKLPSATPVREFEIQYGNFDRKRVAADFGLTNADGTLMFRLVTSALDQDTQVRFTNTNGDRASIRRFYIAPSLTWRPSDRTSITLFGDILNNRSGAAAFYSAAPDLITPTNTLISDPAFTRYSTNQASFSYKIEHHFNEIWTARQNFRFQRQDGNFRDINPAGFAVDPITGNPTSILDRSAFATKERLDQTTLDTHLQARFDTGPIKHTTLFGIDWNRMNASLNYFASTSLTPSIDVFNPVYFQPIPTPDFLAVDAKQKIDNVGFYIQDQVKYQNWILTLSGRHDKVSNNTSDVVSGDVFRNKDSAYTGRAGLTYLFSNGIAPYFSYSQSFLPQPGIDRNGDGRPFDPTRASQYEVGVKYQPVGSRALFTVALFELTKTNVLTPDLRAGGVLSQTGEIRSRGAEVEARAEIFRGLNAIGAFTYNDVKVTKSEDGFEGNMPIRVPNTTTSGWLDYNFSALNISWLKGFGIGGGVRYVGRVYNDDANTSTTRSFTLFDAVLRYDHGPWRFFINANNIFNQHYFSASSGGNFFRGTDRVVVGTLKLNF
- a CDS encoding cyclic peptide export ABC transporter — translated: MVIIRHLHIHLYYETAVLKYLISQSKRLLIGASIASVVHGACSVFLLAQISSALTAEAPDRMEMALIFGGTAVAVMLSYMVANILFERLGQRAHAELRSFIAKRVIASDYRHLELIGAARVQSALSEHCTHVAEFFVSFPIILTNAVIVAGCLIYMALLSWQVFLLAVIVIGFGSLGYHLAHLRAIRHLDTAAQEQDRLFAYFRSLTDGAKELRLNRDKRVAFYDNVLGKSIEIVRHERTFGMSLFIGSASWGNFLIYAFIGMVLFVLVGDVPDRALIMTGFALVFVYMVGPLEALLLNIPRANLAQVSADRIDEITRTMAASEEQTDGLSPPSLQSIKLQGVLHRYYHEQSDELFTMGPIDLEFCPGQITFLVGGNGSGKTTLAKLLVGLYPPEEGQIIFNGTVVDETNRDHYRQLFSTIFSDFHLFDRLLETGGVDLDNEGNRLLAKLHLQNKVKVKDGAFTTLELSQGQRKRLALVVAYLENRPFFMFDEWAADQDPVFKEVFYREVLPELRAMGKAVLVISHDDRYFHLADRLIRMESGCLTLNSQAAMKDKDSLASATPSVACSNAV
- a CDS encoding PepSY-associated TM helix domain-containing protein, with product MSNVIEQFEKQRAAKLSIGRSFLVLMHRWAGLFLAVFLFISGLTGAIISWDHELDEWLNPQLFEARGLGKPLPSLLIAEKLEAADHRLMITWVPLAVESGHNLGVGVGPRLDPASGKAFELDFNQVALDPVSGEIRGKRMWGEVSLSRENLLPFLYKLHYSMHIPDGFGIEFGVLFMGILAIVWALDCCIALWISFPKASAWRKSFIFRWRQGRSKLNFDMHRSGGVWVWGFLLLLAVTATSMNLNQEVMRPLVSLFSTLTPSPFTGTPNPPDQPIEPVVNRHAIIQLATEEAKRLGWDAPPGGIFYVPEFGIYGVTFFEPGHEHGDIGLGNPSLYFDGRNGSPAGANIPGTGSAGDIFMQAQFPLHSGRILGLPGRIFISVMGLLVATLSVTGVIIWQKKRWVRKKMLAKID
- a CDS encoding alpha/beta hydrolase, which translates into the protein MPLDPDLAAFLELVEAGIDNGAQPLHELPPAQARVQYDNSTLALDAEGMDVASAKSIEIPCRDGNQIDARLYVPAIPAHDGSLLPALLYFHGGGYCVGGLDSHDSLCRALSALTPCCVLSVAYRLAPEHKFPTAVDDAQDAYRWLLSNGSTCGIDARRIAVGGDSAGGTLATGLTIAARDEGWLQPVLQVLLYPCTAAWQDTGSHSRLAQGYLLEAPTLQWMFSNYLRDAADRTDWRFAPLEAIDLGKLAPAFIALAEYDPLVDEGVAYADRLKAAGVSTQLKVYEGMTHDFARLGNIVNEAELVRRDISQALAKAFSSQLPEKEN
- a CDS encoding lysine N(6)-hydroxylase/L-ornithine N(5)-oxygenase family protein, translated to MQIHDLIGIGFGPSNIALAITLEEKKQYGFNVDAFFIEKQPGFAWHANMMLDNTHMQISFLKDLATMRNPSSYFTFINYLHQKQRLQDFINLKTFFPSRHEFNDYLAWAASHFNDRCAYGEEVLEVLPEKRNDEVALLRVCSRDSDGAIHERLTRNLIVGVGGMPSIPECFLSLKGDPRVFHSSAYLREIAQHGSAKKIAVVGAGQSAAEIFMDLHNRPGAPHVDLIMRARAIKPSDDSPFVNEIFNADFTEFVFSRSDEDRVALLDEFWHTNYAAPDLVLIEQIFNVFYQQRVTGNERHRFLRRHEVVSANPLPEGIQLVLRDLNAGREHVATYDAIVLATGYNRDHHKSLLKPLSPYMGEFAVDRQYCLQSTPNFRPAIFLQGACESSHGLSDTLLSVTAVRTDEIGQALLGVVNQPGATQTDNPIRAVAGR
- a CDS encoding GNAT family N-acetyltransferase encodes the protein MGIQHEQIQEPSAHVTPLKSRPDGALYVATLYGNTLLLQIVDGEENPSRWKLTQQSGQLKLEWIDTHSGMPDTAELLAALEAAFTRYPNQHQLNLVTPVGQADELLQSGVLLRSGNNHLIARSELFWQQARIWLPSPLPYAFPSSYVFSQGRRHPLRPPKPAGIVYQRYIPWLDRTLSFRAVNIEYDLERFNRWMNDPVVAHSWGEQGDLAKHQTYLEGIAADPHTIGLIGCFDDEAFGYFEVYWAKEDRIAPFYDADDFDRGWHVLIGEPHFRGKPFVTAWMPSLSHYLFLDDCRTRRIVIEPRSDNYKMIRNLVKCGYANLKEFDFPHKRAMLSILLRERFFVEQLWVPRDAVAMSISATPL